Proteins encoded by one window of Phenylobacterium soli:
- a CDS encoding aa3-type cytochrome c oxidase subunit IV — MAGAASDYHRGDMDIAEQVSTFELFNALTKWGSLFVGALLLFLTLWFCTPAGFLGAAIATAVVVGLGVFLLRDKPEAAAAH; from the coding sequence ATGGCCGGAGCGGCTTCCGACTACCACCGCGGCGATATGGACATCGCCGAGCAGGTCTCCACCTTCGAGCTGTTCAACGCCCTGACCAAGTGGGGCTCGCTGTTCGTCGGCGCCCTGCTGCTGTTCCTCACCCTGTGGTTCTGCACGCCCGCGGGCTTCCTCGGCGCGGCGATCGCCACCGCGGTCGTGGTGGGCCTCGGCGTCTTCCTTCTGCGCGACAAGCCGGAGGCCGCGGCCGCCCACTAA
- a CDS encoding Lrp/AsnC family transcriptional regulator, which translates to MDDLDHKLLGLLRADARESAAALAKALKVSRGTVQNRIARLQAEGVIQGFTVRTGRGLEPNRVRAIMTIAIEGERSRSVVRALRGLPEVAAIHTTNGRWDLVAELDTATLAEFSRTLDQIRTIDGIASTETSILLATEKI; encoded by the coding sequence ATGGACGACCTCGACCACAAGCTCCTGGGCCTCCTGCGCGCCGACGCGCGCGAGTCGGCCGCCGCCCTGGCCAAGGCCCTCAAGGTCTCGCGCGGTACGGTGCAGAACCGCATCGCCCGGCTTCAGGCTGAGGGTGTCATCCAAGGCTTCACCGTGCGCACCGGCCGGGGGCTCGAACCCAACCGCGTGCGGGCGATCATGACCATCGCCATCGAGGGCGAGCGCTCGCGATCCGTCGTCCGCGCTCTGCGCGGCCTGCCCGAAGTGGCGGCGATCCACACCACCAACGGTCGCTGGGACCTGGTGGCCGAGCTCGACACCGCCACCCTCGCCGAGTTCAGCCGTACGCTCGATCAGATCCGCACGATCGACGGCATCGCCTCGACCGAGACCTCGATCCTCCTGGCGACCGAGAAGATCTGA
- a CDS encoding proton-translocating transhydrogenase family protein, whose translation MDAVDPTVFRLAIFVLAIFVGYYVVWSVTPALHTPLMAVTNAISSVIIVGALLAAAAHGAGGELTRNVLISKGAGAVAAGFAAVNIFGGFLVTQRMLAMYKKKQK comes from the coding sequence ATGGACGCCGTCGATCCCACCGTCTTCCGCCTGGCCATCTTCGTGCTGGCGATCTTCGTCGGCTACTACGTGGTCTGGAGCGTGACGCCGGCCCTGCACACCCCGCTGATGGCCGTCACCAACGCCATCTCCTCGGTGATCATCGTCGGCGCCCTCTTGGCCGCCGCGGCGCACGGCGCCGGCGGCGAGCTGACCCGCAACGTCCTCATCTCGAAAGGCGCCGGCGCGGTCGCCGCCGGCTTCGCGGCGGTCAACATCTTCGGCGGCTTCCTGGTCACCCAGCGAATGCTCGCCATGTACAAGAAGAAGCAGAAGTAG
- a CDS encoding NAD(P)(+) transhydrogenase (Re/Si-specific) subunit beta has translation MNANLAAVLYLASGVLFILALRGLSSPETSRTGNRNGMIGMAIAVATTLATLWGQGVLDVLTLGLIGVGVAIGGTVGAIIARRVAMTSMPQLVAAFHSLVGMAACLVAVAAIHTPAAYGIVGPDGAVQLKSLIELSVGLAIGAVTFTGSVIAFAKLNGNMSGAPILLPARHLLNIAIGLGIVALIVVLVMSGGSALWAFWGIFGLSLLIGVTLIIPIGGADMPVVVSMLNSYSGWAAAALGFTLENITLIITGALVGSSGAILSYIMCKGMNRSFISVILGGFGADDAAAGAGGGRVETRPVKQGSADDAAFIMKNASKVIIVPGYGMAVAQAQHALREMADKLKEEGVEVKYAIHPVAGRMPGHMNVLLAEANVPYDEVFELEDINAEFPTADVAFVIGANDVTNPAAKTDPSSPIFGMPILDVEKARTVLFVKRGMGSGYAGVENELFFRDNTMMLFGDAKKMVEGILKAL, from the coding sequence ATGAACGCCAATCTCGCCGCCGTCCTGTACCTCGCGTCAGGCGTCCTCTTCATCCTGGCGCTCCGCGGCCTGTCGAGCCCGGAAACCAGCCGCACCGGCAACCGCAACGGCATGATCGGCATGGCCATCGCCGTGGCCACGACCCTCGCCACCCTCTGGGGGCAGGGGGTGCTGGACGTGCTCACCCTCGGCCTCATCGGGGTCGGCGTGGCCATCGGCGGCACGGTCGGGGCGATCATCGCCCGCCGCGTGGCCATGACCTCCATGCCGCAGCTCGTCGCCGCCTTCCACAGCCTGGTCGGCATGGCCGCCTGCCTGGTGGCGGTGGCCGCCATCCACACCCCGGCGGCCTACGGCATCGTCGGCCCTGACGGGGCGGTGCAGCTCAAGTCGCTCATCGAGCTTTCCGTCGGCCTCGCGATCGGCGCGGTCACCTTCACCGGCTCGGTGATCGCCTTCGCCAAGCTGAACGGCAACATGAGCGGCGCACCGATCCTGCTGCCCGCCCGCCACCTGCTGAACATCGCCATCGGCCTGGGCATCGTCGCCCTGATCGTCGTGCTGGTGATGAGCGGCGGCTCGGCCCTGTGGGCCTTCTGGGGGATCTTCGGCCTCTCCCTGCTGATCGGCGTCACCCTGATCATCCCGATCGGCGGCGCCGACATGCCGGTCGTGGTCTCGATGCTGAACAGCTATTCGGGCTGGGCGGCGGCGGCTCTCGGCTTCACCCTCGAGAACATCACCCTGATCATCACCGGCGCCCTGGTCGGCTCCTCGGGCGCCATCCTCAGCTACATCATGTGCAAGGGGATGAACCGCAGCTTCATCTCGGTGATCCTCGGCGGCTTCGGCGCCGACGACGCGGCGGCGGGCGCCGGCGGCGGGCGGGTCGAGACGCGGCCCGTCAAGCAGGGCTCGGCAGACGACGCGGCCTTCATCATGAAGAACGCCTCCAAGGTGATCATCGTCCCCGGCTACGGCATGGCCGTCGCCCAGGCCCAGCACGCCCTCCGCGAAATGGCCGACAAGCTCAAGGAAGAGGGCGTGGAGGTGAAGTACGCCATCCACCCCGTGGCCGGCCGCATGCCGGGCCACATGAACGTCCTCCTCGCCGAGGCCAACGTCCCCTACGACGAGGTCTTCGAGCTGGAGGACATCAACGCCGAGTTCCCGACCGCCGACGTCGCCTTCGTCATCGGCGCCAACGACGTCACCAACCCGGCGGCCAAGACCGATCCCTCCTCGCCGATCTTCGGCATGCCCATCCTCGACGTCGAGAAGGCCCGCACCGTGCTGTTCGTGAAGCGCGGCATGGGCTCGGGCTACGCCGGGGTCGAGAACGAGCTCTTCTTCCGCGACAACACCATGATGCTGTTCGGCGACGCCAAGAAGATGGTCGAAGGGATCCTGAAGGCCCTCTAG
- a CDS encoding Re/Si-specific NAD(P)(+) transhydrogenase subunit alpha has protein sequence MASIAVTKERRAGETRVAAVPETVKKLIAAGFSVTVEADAGLAASYLDDDYKAAGATIAKTAKDAVGAADILFKVRAPEADEIAALKSGAIVVALLNPHQDKASLDALAKKGATAFAMEFVPRITRAQVMDALSSQANLAGYRAVIEAAEAYGKAMPMMMTAAGTVAAAKVFVMGVGVAGLQAIATARRLGAVVTATDVRPATKEQVESLGAKFVAVEDEEFKAAETAAGYAKEMSAAYQAKQAELVSGHIAKQDIVITTALIPGRPAPRLVSAAQVASMKPGSVIVDLAVEQGGNVEGAKLGEVAVTKNGVKILGIPNLPGRIAADASALYARNLFAFAGLFLDKEGKFAPDYEDEILKAALVTQAGAITHPALKA, from the coding sequence ATGGCTTCTATCGCCGTCACCAAGGAGCGCCGCGCAGGCGAGACCCGCGTCGCCGCGGTCCCCGAGACGGTGAAGAAGCTCATCGCAGCCGGCTTCTCCGTGACCGTCGAGGCCGACGCCGGCCTTGCCGCTTCCTATCTCGACGACGACTACAAGGCGGCCGGCGCGACCATCGCCAAGACCGCCAAGGACGCGGTCGGCGCGGCCGACATCCTGTTCAAGGTGCGCGCCCCCGAGGCTGACGAGATCGCCGCCCTGAAGTCGGGCGCCATCGTTGTCGCCCTGCTCAATCCACACCAGGACAAGGCCAGCCTCGACGCCCTCGCCAAGAAGGGTGCGACCGCCTTCGCCATGGAGTTCGTGCCGCGGATCACCCGCGCCCAGGTGATGGACGCCCTGTCCAGCCAGGCCAACCTCGCGGGCTACCGCGCGGTGATCGAGGCCGCCGAGGCCTACGGCAAGGCCATGCCGATGATGATGACCGCCGCCGGCACCGTCGCCGCGGCCAAGGTGTTCGTCATGGGCGTCGGCGTCGCCGGCCTGCAGGCCATCGCCACCGCCCGCCGCCTCGGCGCGGTGGTCACCGCCACCGACGTGCGCCCGGCCACCAAGGAACAGGTCGAGAGCCTCGGGGCCAAGTTCGTCGCCGTCGAAGACGAGGAGTTCAAGGCCGCCGAGACCGCCGCCGGCTACGCCAAGGAAATGTCCGCGGCGTACCAGGCCAAGCAGGCCGAACTGGTCTCCGGGCACATCGCCAAGCAGGACATCGTCATCACCACGGCCCTGATCCCCGGTCGCCCCGCGCCCAGGCTGGTCAGCGCCGCCCAGGTCGCCTCGATGAAGCCGGGCTCGGTGATCGTCGACCTCGCCGTCGAACAGGGCGGCAACGTCGAAGGCGCCAAGCTGGGCGAGGTCGCGGTGACCAAGAACGGCGTGAAGATCCTCGGCATCCCCAACCTGCCGGGCCGCATCGCCGCGGACGCCTCGGCGCTCTACGCCCGCAACCTGTTCGCCTTCGCGGGCCTGTTCCTCGACAAGGAGGGCAAGTTCGCCCCCGACTACGAGGACGAGATCCTCAAGGCCGCCCTGGTCACCCAGGCCGGCGCGATCACCCATCCCGCCCTGAAGGCCTGA
- a CDS encoding FkbM family methyltransferase yields MSRETLGADDRFAAAIKALLARNPNPFFVQVGGYDGVSFDPLRPHVVASNLSGVIVEPVPGYFAKLQALYAGSDRVTPINCAISEEDGERVIWRFKPEAVESGMLPPHFGGISSFLMEDLLAETGVLGRSSPNAETTAILRTLVEPVPVQSRTMTSLLAELGVERVDILQVDTEGYDYRILQLFDFARFRPAVVHYEHQHLQPPDRAAAEQLLRSHGYSLSFDSYDTLAVLEESGAATQPLRALAGRMQAGGLHAEAITVLEHLVSLGPDPEALLALAQSLAASGRMLDALARLGELQQLGGPTAQAAAGFQAITAAAAEMFNERLRANDVATAELYVAALVALVPGQPELLGAALSCNLVLGREDAAARYAQDLLALNPGDLRAREVLAEVAGRRGEAAAAMSHRIVLAVSPDTPLEPQERLRRIHELAGEILGAPMTEHSLDQLHVLLAASRHLQAPAASPADWARIFQVSAPGMEPANQAEPPQAPPAKKARARTR; encoded by the coding sequence ATGTCGAGAGAGACGCTCGGGGCCGACGACAGGTTCGCAGCCGCCATCAAGGCGCTGCTGGCCCGCAACCCCAATCCCTTCTTCGTCCAGGTCGGCGGTTACGACGGGGTCAGCTTCGATCCGCTGCGGCCGCATGTGGTGGCCAGCAACCTTTCGGGCGTCATCGTCGAGCCGGTGCCCGGCTATTTCGCCAAGCTGCAGGCGCTCTACGCGGGCTCCGACCGGGTGACGCCGATCAACTGCGCCATCTCCGAGGAGGACGGCGAGCGGGTGATCTGGCGCTTCAAGCCCGAGGCGGTGGAGAGCGGCATGCTGCCGCCGCACTTCGGGGGCATCTCGTCGTTCCTGATGGAGGACCTGCTGGCCGAGACCGGCGTGCTGGGGCGCTCCAGCCCGAACGCCGAGACGACCGCCATCCTGCGCACCCTGGTCGAGCCGGTGCCGGTGCAGAGCCGGACCATGACGAGCCTCCTGGCCGAACTCGGCGTCGAGCGGGTGGACATCCTGCAGGTCGACACCGAGGGCTACGACTACCGGATCCTGCAGCTGTTCGACTTCGCGCGCTTCCGGCCGGCCGTCGTGCACTACGAGCACCAGCACCTGCAGCCGCCGGACCGGGCGGCCGCCGAGCAACTGCTGCGCAGCCATGGCTACAGCCTGAGCTTCGATTCCTACGACACCCTGGCGGTTCTGGAGGAGAGCGGCGCCGCCACCCAGCCACTGCGCGCCCTGGCCGGGCGGATGCAGGCGGGCGGGCTCCACGCCGAGGCGATCACCGTCCTCGAGCACCTGGTGAGCCTGGGTCCCGATCCGGAAGCGCTGCTGGCGCTGGCCCAGTCGCTGGCCGCCTCGGGCCGGATGCTCGACGCCCTCGCCCGGCTCGGCGAGCTTCAGCAGCTCGGCGGGCCGACGGCGCAGGCCGCCGCCGGGTTCCAGGCGATCACCGCCGCCGCCGCCGAGATGTTCAACGAGCGGCTGCGCGCCAACGACGTGGCCACGGCCGAGCTCTACGTCGCCGCCCTCGTCGCCCTGGTCCCCGGCCAGCCGGAACTGCTCGGCGCGGCCCTGTCCTGCAACCTGGTGCTCGGCCGCGAGGACGCCGCCGCCCGCTACGCCCAGGACCTCCTGGCGCTGAACCCCGGCGACCTGCGCGCCCGCGAAGTGCTGGCCGAGGTGGCGGGCCGCCGCGGCGAGGCCGCCGCCGCGATGAGCCACCGCATCGTGCTGGCGGTCAGCCCCGACACGCCGCTGGAGCCGCAGGAGCGGCTGCGGCGCATCCACGAGCTGGCCGGCGAGATCCTCGGCGCGCCGATGACCGAGCACAGCCTCGACCAGCTGCACGTGCTGCTGGCCGCCAGCCGTCATCTCCAGGCCCCCGCCGCCTCCCCCGCCGACTGGGCGCGCATCTTCCAGGTGTCGGCGCCCGGCATGGAGCCGGCCAACCAGGCCGAGCCGCCCCAAGCCCCTCCGGCCAAGAAGGCCCGCGCCCGCACGCGTTAG
- the rocD gene encoding ornithine--oxo-acid transaminase, giving the protein MNDIALERSLTASYIALEAEYGAKNYKPLDVVLTRGEGVHVWDVEGRRYLDCLSAYSAVNQGHCHPKILAAMTQQAQRLTLTSRAFRNDQLAPFYEELCALTNSHKVLPMNSGAEAVETALKVARKWGYEVKGVPDGQAEIIVAADNFHGRTIAIVGFSTDPTSNGGFGPYPAGFKVVPYGDAAALEAAIGPNTVAFLVEPIQGEAGVIIPPAGYLQRARELCTKHDVILILDEIQTGLGRTGKLLAEEHEGIEADLTLIGKALSGGFYPVSAVLSNSEVMSVLHPGEHGSTFGGNPLACAVARAALKVLVEEGMVENAARIGARLQASLHAIAAPSVKEVRGRGLMIAVELHADAGGARRVCEALQARGLLAKETHEHTIRIAPPLILTADQADWIAEQFAAVL; this is encoded by the coding sequence ATGAACGACATCGCCCTCGAGCGCTCGCTCACCGCCAGCTACATCGCCCTGGAGGCCGAGTACGGCGCCAAGAACTACAAGCCGCTGGACGTGGTCCTGACCCGCGGCGAAGGGGTCCACGTCTGGGACGTGGAGGGCCGCCGCTACCTCGACTGCCTGTCGGCCTATTCGGCGGTCAACCAGGGCCACTGCCACCCGAAGATCCTGGCCGCCATGACCCAGCAGGCGCAGCGCCTGACCCTGACCTCGCGGGCCTTCCGCAACGACCAGCTGGCACCGTTCTACGAGGAGCTCTGCGCCCTCACCAACAGCCACAAGGTCCTGCCGATGAACTCCGGCGCCGAGGCCGTGGAGACCGCGCTGAAGGTGGCTCGCAAGTGGGGCTACGAGGTCAAGGGCGTGCCGGACGGCCAGGCCGAGATCATCGTCGCCGCCGACAATTTCCACGGCCGCACCATCGCCATCGTCGGCTTCTCCACCGACCCGACCTCGAACGGCGGGTTCGGCCCCTACCCGGCCGGCTTCAAGGTCGTGCCCTATGGCGACGCGGCGGCGCTCGAGGCGGCGATCGGGCCGAACACCGTCGCCTTCCTGGTCGAGCCGATCCAGGGCGAGGCCGGGGTCATCATCCCGCCGGCCGGGTATCTGCAGCGCGCCCGCGAGCTCTGCACGAAGCACGACGTCATCCTGATCCTCGACGAGATCCAGACGGGACTCGGGCGCACCGGCAAGCTGCTGGCCGAGGAGCACGAGGGGATCGAGGCCGACCTGACCCTGATCGGCAAGGCGCTCTCGGGCGGCTTCTATCCGGTCTCGGCCGTGCTCTCGAACTCGGAGGTGATGAGCGTCCTGCATCCGGGCGAGCACGGCTCGACCTTCGGCGGCAACCCGCTGGCCTGCGCGGTCGCCCGGGCCGCGCTGAAGGTGCTGGTCGAGGAGGGCATGGTCGAGAACGCGGCGAGGATCGGCGCGCGGCTGCAGGCGAGCCTTCACGCCATCGCCGCGCCCTCGGTCAAGGAGGTCCGCGGCCGCGGGCTGATGATCGCGGTCGAGCTGCACGCGGACGCCGGCGGCGCGCGCCGGGTGTGCGAGGCGCTGCAGGCGCGGGGGCTGCTGGCCAAGGAGACCCACGAGCACACCATCCGCATCGCCCCGCCGCTGATCCTGACGGCGGATCAGGCCGACTGGATCGCCGAGCAGTTCGCGGCGGTGCTTTAG
- a CDS encoding PQQ-dependent dehydrogenase, methanol/ethanol family has product MRVIKLGLALALAVGLVACQKAAKGPGNVDGARIAAADTNGEWVSYGKGYSEQRYSPLDKINASNVGQLGLAWYAQFDTDRGQEATPLMVDGVLYTTTAWSKVYAFDAASGKLLWSYDPKVDGRKGFDACCDVVNRGVAVWKGKVYVGALDGRLIALDAKDGHVVWSVQTTDPAKPFTITQAPRVVKDKVLIGNSGAEYGVRGYITAYDAATGKKAWRFYTIPSPDGKPDGEPSDKVLKDKAAVTWPEGKWKLVGGGGTVWDAIAYDPALDMIYFGVDNGTPWNQEERSGGKGDNLFVSSIVAVKADTGEYVWHYQVNPGESWDYSAVQQITLADLNIGGQPRKVLMQAPKNGFFYVIDRTNGQLISAKPYVPVTWAKEIDIKTGRPVENPAARYKDGPELQMPAPLGAHNWHPMAYSPKTNLVYIPAQSMPFAYAADPNFVYKPGGWNLGVNLLANAGNMTPEQAKQFAANLKGALIAWDPVNQKPAWSVQHPYFWNAGILATPGLVFQGAAEGQFYAYDAANGKQLWSYPTGNGVIAAPMTYELNGEQYVALMVGAGGGGQVSAPSLLPTRPRLPGRLLVFKLGAKAQAPEFKIAQLPPLDLTGVTTTGDKSHGYVVFNNNCQVCHGANATGSWLPDLKRSPMITTADNFNSVVIQGVRAHNGMVSFSRFLKPQDVEDVRAFLISQAKGEPLPIPAAGAKTAAGAK; this is encoded by the coding sequence ATGCGCGTGATCAAGCTTGGATTGGCTCTGGCCCTCGCGGTGGGCCTGGTGGCCTGCCAGAAGGCGGCCAAGGGGCCCGGGAACGTGGACGGAGCGCGGATCGCCGCGGCCGACACCAACGGCGAATGGGTCAGCTACGGCAAGGGCTACTCCGAGCAGCGCTATTCGCCGCTCGACAAGATCAACGCCTCCAACGTGGGACAGCTGGGCCTGGCCTGGTACGCCCAGTTCGACACCGACCGCGGCCAGGAGGCGACGCCCCTGATGGTCGACGGGGTGCTCTACACCACCACCGCCTGGTCCAAGGTCTACGCCTTCGACGCCGCCAGCGGCAAACTGCTCTGGTCCTACGATCCCAAGGTCGACGGCCGGAAGGGCTTCGACGCCTGCTGCGACGTGGTCAACCGCGGCGTCGCCGTCTGGAAGGGCAAGGTCTATGTCGGCGCCCTCGACGGCCGCCTGATCGCGCTGGACGCCAAGGACGGGCACGTCGTCTGGTCGGTGCAGACCACCGACCCGGCCAAGCCCTTCACCATCACCCAGGCGCCGCGCGTCGTGAAGGACAAGGTGCTGATCGGCAACTCGGGCGCCGAGTACGGCGTGCGCGGCTACATCACCGCCTATGACGCGGCCACCGGCAAGAAGGCCTGGCGCTTCTACACCATCCCCAGCCCCGACGGGAAACCGGACGGCGAGCCCTCGGACAAGGTGCTGAAGGACAAGGCCGCGGTCACCTGGCCGGAAGGCAAGTGGAAGCTGGTCGGCGGCGGCGGCACCGTCTGGGACGCCATCGCCTACGACCCGGCCCTCGACATGATCTACTTCGGCGTCGACAACGGCACCCCCTGGAACCAGGAGGAGCGCTCCGGCGGCAAGGGCGACAACCTGTTCGTCTCCTCGATCGTCGCCGTGAAGGCCGACACCGGCGAGTACGTCTGGCACTACCAGGTGAACCCGGGCGAGAGCTGGGACTACTCGGCCGTCCAGCAGATCACCCTCGCCGACCTCAACATCGGCGGCCAGCCGCGCAAGGTGCTGATGCAGGCGCCGAAGAACGGCTTCTTCTACGTGATCGACCGCACCAACGGTCAGCTGATCTCGGCCAAGCCCTATGTGCCGGTCACCTGGGCCAAGGAGATCGACATCAAGACCGGCCGTCCGGTTGAGAACCCGGCGGCCCGCTACAAGGACGGCCCCGAGCTGCAGATGCCGGCCCCGCTGGGCGCCCACAACTGGCACCCGATGGCCTACAGCCCGAAGACGAACCTCGTTTACATCCCGGCCCAGTCGATGCCCTTCGCCTACGCGGCGGATCCGAACTTCGTCTACAAGCCGGGCGGCTGGAACCTCGGCGTCAACCTGCTGGCCAACGCCGGCAACATGACGCCCGAGCAGGCCAAGCAGTTCGCCGCCAACCTCAAGGGCGCCCTGATCGCCTGGGATCCGGTGAACCAGAAGCCGGCCTGGAGCGTGCAGCATCCCTACTTCTGGAACGCCGGCATCCTGGCGACGCCCGGCCTGGTCTTCCAGGGCGCGGCCGAGGGCCAGTTCTACGCCTACGACGCGGCCAACGGGAAACAGCTCTGGTCCTATCCGACGGGCAACGGCGTGATCGCCGCGCCGATGACCTACGAGCTGAACGGCGAGCAGTACGTGGCCCTGATGGTCGGCGCCGGCGGCGGCGGCCAGGTCTCGGCCCCCTCGCTGCTGCCGACGCGTCCGCGCCTGCCGGGCCGCCTGCTGGTCTTCAAGCTCGGCGCCAAGGCCCAGGCTCCGGAGTTCAAGATCGCCCAGCTGCCGCCGCTCGACCTGACCGGCGTCACCACCACGGGCGACAAGTCCCACGGCTACGTCGTCTTCAACAACAACTGCCAGGTCTGCCACGGCGCCAACGCCACCGGCTCCTGGCTGCCGGACCTGAAGCGCTCGCCGATGATCACCACGGCCGACAACTTCAACTCGGTGGTGATCCAGGGCGTGCGGGCCCACAACGGCATGGTCAGCTTCTCGCGGTTCCTGAAGCCGCAGGACGTGGAGGACGTGCGCGCCTTCCTGATCAGCCAGGCCAAGGGCGAGCCCCTGCCGATCCCGGCCGCCGGCGCCAAGACCGCCGCCGGCGCGAAGTAG
- a CDS encoding alpha/beta hydrolase, whose protein sequence is MADEARIETEAPREAYDDRPTHLEPGELPPEVQAPLAIYKGAEPPTPKWFKDAVAIEPERGFVESLGSKLEVLSWGEVGKPGLLLVHGNSAHADWWSFIAPYFADDYRVTSMSLAGMGASDWREKYAFGDFADDAEAVAQATGLYAGGRKPIYIGHSFGGGQVFYAASRFPERMHAAILVDTGFGGPPPEELERRKRQAEMVRNIPTVDRPSRVYPTLEAALARFRLMPPQPAGNPFIADFIARRSLKRAPLPDGSGEGWTWRFDPEMWNKLTRSGMEFSNGGAGKVKVEVPLAHIYGANSRIIEHRKAGAPSPLPDDVLEIEIPDSHHHVMIDQPLALVAALRALLAAWPH, encoded by the coding sequence ATGGCTGACGAAGCCCGTATTGAGACCGAGGCGCCCCGGGAGGCCTACGACGACCGGCCCACCCATCTCGAGCCCGGCGAGCTGCCGCCCGAGGTCCAGGCGCCGCTCGCTATCTACAAGGGCGCCGAGCCGCCGACGCCGAAGTGGTTCAAGGACGCCGTCGCCATCGAGCCGGAGCGCGGCTTCGTGGAGAGCCTCGGCTCGAAGCTCGAGGTCCTGAGCTGGGGCGAGGTCGGCAAGCCCGGCCTGCTGCTGGTGCACGGCAACTCGGCCCACGCCGACTGGTGGAGCTTCATCGCCCCCTACTTCGCCGACGACTATCGCGTCACCTCCATGTCCCTGGCCGGCATGGGCGCTTCCGACTGGCGCGAGAAGTACGCCTTCGGCGACTTCGCGGACGACGCCGAGGCCGTGGCCCAGGCCACCGGGCTCTACGCCGGCGGCCGCAAGCCGATCTACATCGGCCACTCGTTCGGCGGCGGCCAGGTGTTCTACGCAGCCTCGCGCTTCCCCGAGCGGATGCACGCCGCGATCCTGGTCGACACCGGCTTCGGCGGCCCGCCGCCCGAGGAGCTCGAGCGCCGCAAGCGCCAGGCCGAGATGGTCCGCAACATCCCGACGGTCGACCGGCCGAGCCGGGTCTATCCGACCCTGGAGGCGGCGCTCGCCCGCTTCCGCCTGATGCCGCCGCAGCCGGCCGGCAATCCGTTCATCGCCGACTTCATCGCCCGCCGCTCGCTGAAGCGCGCCCCGCTTCCCGACGGCTCGGGCGAGGGCTGGACCTGGCGGTTCGATCCGGAGATGTGGAACAAGCTCACCCGCTCGGGGATGGAGTTCTCCAACGGCGGCGCAGGCAAGGTGAAGGTCGAGGTTCCGCTGGCCCACATCTATGGCGCCAACAGCCGGATCATCGAGCACCGCAAGGCGGGCGCGCCCTCGCCCCTGCCGGACGACGTGCTGGAAATCGAGATCCCGGATTCCCACCACCACGTGATGATCGACCAGCCGCTGGCGCTGGTCGCGGCGCTGCGCGCGCTATTGGCCGCATGGCCTCACTGA
- a CDS encoding dimethylarginine dimethylaminohydrolase family protein, giving the protein MTERPLYLMTDPGCFDVCYQINPWMKPDAWKADPSACLTAAKTASGELKQALQGLGAQVETIGAVQGLPDLVFPANAAIVLDGRALPARFRYPERQGEEAIFREVFCRLKTRGLIDEIVDLPEGVFQEGAGDAIWDADRSFFWAGHGPRSSRASLSVIHKVFGQEVVGLELASDRYYHLDTCFCPLAGGKVLYYPAAFTADALATIRARVPEHLRIEASDEEAQAFCVNAVNLGQRIVMARAPDSLKAKLAGAGYSLTEVDLSPFILSGGAAYCMTLRLDRKSRPERAILAAE; this is encoded by the coding sequence ATGACCGAGCGGCCGCTCTATCTGATGACCGATCCGGGATGTTTCGACGTCTGCTACCAGATCAATCCCTGGATGAAGCCGGACGCCTGGAAGGCCGATCCGAGCGCCTGCCTGACCGCCGCCAAGACCGCCTCGGGCGAGCTGAAGCAGGCGCTGCAGGGACTTGGCGCGCAGGTGGAGACCATCGGCGCGGTCCAGGGCCTGCCGGACCTCGTCTTCCCGGCCAACGCCGCCATCGTGCTGGACGGCCGCGCCCTGCCGGCACGCTTCCGCTACCCCGAGCGCCAGGGCGAGGAGGCGATCTTCCGCGAGGTGTTCTGCCGCCTGAAGACCCGCGGCCTGATCGACGAGATCGTCGACCTGCCCGAGGGCGTCTTCCAGGAGGGCGCGGGCGACGCGATCTGGGACGCCGACCGCAGCTTCTTCTGGGCCGGCCATGGCCCGCGCTCCAGCCGGGCCTCGCTGTCGGTGATCCACAAGGTCTTCGGTCAGGAGGTGGTCGGCCTCGAGCTCGCCTCGGACCGCTACTACCACCTCGACACCTGCTTCTGCCCGCTGGCCGGCGGCAAGGTGCTCTACTACCCGGCGGCCTTCACCGCCGACGCCCTGGCGACCATCCGCGCTCGCGTGCCGGAGCACCTGCGCATCGAGGCCTCGGACGAGGAGGCGCAGGCCTTCTGCGTCAACGCCGTCAACCTCGGCCAGCGCATCGTCATGGCCCGCGCGCCGGACAGCCTGAAGGCCAAGCTGGCCGGCGCCGGCTACAGCCTGACCGAGGTCGACCTCTCGCCCTTCATCCTGTCCGGCGGCGCCGCCTACTGCATGACCCTGCGCCTCGACCGGAAGAGCCGTCCCGAACGGGCCATCCTCGCCGCGGAGTGA